In one window of Burkholderia cepacia ATCC 25416 DNA:
- a CDS encoding type II secretion system F family protein, producing MQNLSVVHAVMLGGLFIFVAGGALIGMLLFAPRNIQRRIQQAGGAGTGPGDSDDMASRWVAKLVELSTPISRLSVPKDGWENSPLRIRLMNAGWRNPNAAALYFTAKTMLALAVPCAVLLVLITTRLGDQRELLSVILVALAGIGYYIPNIVLSQRIKVRQQKIFEDFPDALDLLTVCVEAGLGLDAALMKVSEELRFSSEVVSSELDLLLLEMRSGFTKETALRNLALRTGVEDIESFCAMLIQADRFGTSISESLRVLSDMLRTRRRMRAEERAAKIALKLLFPLIFCIFPSLMLVLLGPAMIHVYRVLLPTFVGMSQ from the coding sequence ATGCAAAACCTGAGCGTAGTCCACGCCGTGATGCTGGGCGGCCTGTTCATCTTCGTGGCCGGCGGCGCCCTGATCGGGATGCTGCTGTTCGCGCCGCGCAATATCCAGCGCCGGATCCAGCAGGCCGGCGGCGCCGGCACGGGCCCCGGCGACAGCGACGACATGGCCTCGCGCTGGGTCGCGAAGCTGGTGGAGCTGTCCACCCCGATCTCCAGGCTGTCGGTGCCGAAGGACGGGTGGGAGAATTCGCCGTTGCGCATCCGGCTCATGAACGCCGGCTGGCGCAACCCGAACGCGGCCGCGCTGTATTTCACCGCGAAGACGATGCTCGCGCTCGCCGTGCCGTGCGCGGTGCTGCTGGTGCTGATCACGACCCGGCTCGGGGATCAGCGCGAACTCCTGTCGGTCATCCTCGTCGCGCTCGCCGGGATCGGCTACTACATCCCGAACATCGTGCTGTCGCAGCGGATCAAGGTGCGTCAGCAGAAGATCTTCGAGGATTTCCCGGACGCGCTCGACCTGCTTACGGTGTGCGTCGAAGCGGGGCTGGGGCTCGACGCGGCGCTGATGAAGGTGAGCGAGGAGCTGCGGTTCAGCAGCGAGGTGGTCTCGAGCGAACTCGACCTGCTGCTGCTCGAGATGCGCTCCGGCTTCACGAAGGAGACGGCACTGCGCAATCTCGCGCTGCGTACCGGCGTCGAGGACATCGAGTCGTTCTGCGCGATGCTGATCCAGGCCGATCGTTTCGGCACGAGCATCAGCGAATCGCTGCGCGTGCTGTCGGACATGCTGCGCACGCGGCGCCGGATGCGCGCGGAGGAACGGGCCGCGAAGATTGCGTTGAAACTGCTGTTCCCGCTGATCTTCTGCATCTTTCCCTCGCTGATGCTGGTGCTGCTCGGGCCGGCGATGATTCACGTCTATCGCGTGCTGCTGCCGACGTTCGTCGGGATGTCGCAGTAA
- a CDS encoding serine hydrolase domain-containing protein, whose amino-acid sequence MNPSATSRFLSNVSRRLAHGMVAVAPAVVIGIAVSACGGDSSPGSSVPAFANAARPQINALLADTQTPGAVVYVQSPQGNWLESFGTAVRGTNTPIPTNAHFRVGSVTKTWTGTVILQLVQEGRLSLGDTVSKFVANVPNGNTITIEQLLTMRSGLYNYSTNLAFNQTLDAQPDKVWTTSELLGIAEGQPVYFAPGADFRYSNTNTVLLGLIIEQLTGMSAADAMNARLFAPLGLVNTLLPPQQDTSLPAPAPQGYQWGTNAETTDSDALSPQRQADAKNGTLQPTNVTRVNTSWAWTAGSGISTVTELAAYVQRMVGGGYLNANLQAQRLASCTPIDSSDPRSASYCMGLAEFGTFYGHTGEIPGFNTFMGYDPVTKTTIVTWANTAAAPDGRAPANVIAQIVMGELSKAAEVPSEGRP is encoded by the coding sequence ATGAATCCTTCAGCAACCTCCCGGTTCTTGTCGAACGTATCGCGGCGGCTGGCGCACGGCATGGTGGCCGTCGCACCGGCCGTGGTCATCGGCATCGCCGTTTCCGCATGCGGCGGCGACAGTTCGCCGGGCTCGAGCGTGCCGGCGTTCGCGAACGCGGCGCGCCCTCAGATCAACGCACTGCTCGCGGATACGCAGACACCCGGCGCAGTCGTCTATGTGCAATCGCCGCAGGGGAACTGGCTCGAATCGTTCGGCACGGCCGTGCGGGGCACGAACACGCCGATACCGACGAACGCGCACTTTCGCGTCGGCAGCGTGACCAAGACATGGACCGGCACGGTGATCCTGCAGCTCGTGCAGGAAGGCCGGCTGAGCCTCGGCGACACCGTCAGCAAGTTCGTCGCGAACGTGCCGAACGGCAATACGATCACGATCGAACAGTTGCTGACCATGCGCAGCGGCCTCTACAACTATTCGACGAATCTCGCGTTCAACCAGACGCTCGACGCGCAGCCGGACAAGGTGTGGACGACGTCGGAACTGCTGGGTATCGCCGAAGGCCAGCCGGTCTATTTCGCGCCCGGCGCGGATTTTCGCTACTCGAATACGAACACGGTGCTGCTCGGGCTCATCATCGAGCAACTGACCGGCATGAGCGCGGCCGATGCGATGAACGCGCGCCTGTTCGCGCCGCTCGGCCTGGTCAATACCTTGCTCCCGCCGCAGCAGGATACGTCGCTGCCGGCACCGGCGCCGCAGGGCTATCAATGGGGCACCAATGCCGAGACGACCGACAGCGACGCGCTGTCGCCCCAACGCCAGGCGGACGCGAAAAACGGCACGCTGCAACCGACGAACGTGACCCGCGTGAATACGTCGTGGGCGTGGACGGCGGGCTCCGGCATTTCAACCGTGACGGAACTGGCCGCATACGTGCAGCGGATGGTGGGCGGCGGCTACCTGAACGCCAACCTTCAGGCGCAACGGCTCGCCAGTTGCACGCCGATCGATTCGTCCGACCCGAGGTCGGCCAGCTACTGCATGGGTCTGGCCGAATTCGGCACGTTCTACGGACATACGGGCGAGATCCCGGGCTTCAATACCTTCATGGGCTACGACCCGGTCACGAAGACGACGATCGTCACGTGGGCGAACACGGCGGCCGCGCCGGATGGGCGCGCACCGGCCAACGTGATCGCGCAGATCGTCATGGGCGAGCTCAGCAAGGCGGCCGAAGTGCCGAGCGAAGGGCGGCCGTGA
- a CDS encoding SphA family protein: MKFGSRLLVVAGLSIAGMAASAPARATDLPAVNLGMTSFLDGMPPAGSGWYGTQYLQYYTAGRVNDNAGNKVGLPKQDIDLFAGLSQLVYQSPLTFAGMHPGLDVILPWVASARTDDGIGNVALNARAGFGDLLIGPFVQFDPVMGAQGPRFAQRVEFQFIAPTGAYDPSRAINPGSHVWSFDPYWAATLWLTPKWTVSWRLHYLWNTTNHRPATSLGPDVTSTQAGQAIHANFATEYEVRPGLRLGLNGYWLRQTTDMKENGQDVPGTREAVFAIGPGAMYSFSQQDHLMFNAYFETYARNRPQGTRMVLRYVHHFQ, translated from the coding sequence ATGAAATTCGGCTCTCGCCTGCTCGTCGTCGCGGGCCTCTCGATCGCCGGCATGGCCGCAAGCGCGCCGGCCCGCGCAACCGACCTGCCGGCGGTCAATCTCGGCATGACCAGCTTCCTCGACGGCATGCCGCCGGCCGGCTCCGGCTGGTACGGCACGCAGTACCTGCAGTACTACACGGCCGGCCGCGTCAACGACAACGCGGGCAACAAGGTCGGGTTGCCGAAGCAGGACATCGACCTGTTCGCGGGGCTGAGCCAGCTCGTCTATCAGTCGCCGCTGACGTTCGCGGGCATGCATCCGGGCCTCGACGTGATCCTGCCGTGGGTCGCATCGGCGCGGACCGACGACGGCATCGGCAACGTCGCGCTGAATGCGCGCGCCGGCTTCGGCGACCTGCTGATCGGCCCGTTCGTCCAGTTCGATCCGGTGATGGGCGCGCAAGGCCCGCGCTTCGCGCAGCGCGTGGAATTCCAGTTCATCGCGCCGACCGGCGCGTACGATCCGTCGCGCGCGATCAACCCGGGCAGCCATGTCTGGTCGTTCGACCCGTACTGGGCGGCGACGCTGTGGCTCACGCCGAAATGGACCGTGTCGTGGCGGCTGCACTATCTGTGGAACACGACCAACCATCGGCCGGCCACGTCGCTCGGCCCGGACGTGACGTCGACGCAGGCCGGCCAGGCGATCCACGCGAACTTCGCGACCGAGTACGAGGTGCGCCCCGGCCTGCGGCTGGGGCTCAACGGCTACTGGCTGCGCCAGACCACCGACATGAAGGAAAACGGGCAGGACGTGCCGGGCACGCGGGAGGCCGTGTTCGCGATCGGCCCGGGGGCCATGTACAGCTTCTCGCAGCAGGATCACCTGATGTTCAACGCGTATTTCGAGACCTATGCGCGGAACCGGCCGCAGGGCACGCGGATGGTGCTGCGGTACGTGCATCACTTTCAGTGA